Proteins encoded together in one Gymnogyps californianus isolate 813 unplaced genomic scaffold, ASM1813914v2 HiC_scaffold_386, whole genome shotgun sequence window:
- the LOC127028684 gene encoding nuclear mitotic apparatus protein 1-like encodes GETRLQERLLFLEESLRNTKGILEDEKRRAAESLEGSLARIAELEAERQQLVQGREPALQERGEEPAKRRALEESREKPMGASPAARGEDGERGRLEEEMRALSREHGRACQRLQAEQEKAAALEARAERLAAEHQERLAALQADLSSARAWAKEKEGEEQKLRAEVSSLREKMAVAEQATAQRVAGLEADARRAAEVLEGVSQQLSQEKLKSKELEAAVERLRSAEAELSRVAAAGRQRELELETEVKKLSGELALLGARLEETLREHRRDLARREEEAERLRQEVERAKADCAAERARKAELEAQLQNSLNEQRVERSVHREELARSRELMEEKEGELDELRRKNISRGEELRDLQKTVSKLKGELASAEAAKERMPKVDNELQGFSEAARSRDAEGDSIKATCSKEMSLKSLEEKTRHREQESGSSQDLYQEKLKEAQALRLQVEELEQKCKEQQEAMAALERAAAEAAIAEQAEREASRREAAQQKEKASELQKLLEASRSAQALHDGTVEALRKELQEKGRELIQSRTAIAAAEKELASLRSAAQEKGRSEESWKEQVSQCVQEMERKNSLIGSLEHEVSILHRQVTEKEGESKELKRLIVAESEKSKKLEERLRMLQTEMATAASRAAERCSLMKVEVQRCQEEMEKQRLAIEALKRDRHCQSEREDELRQEVKVCQDKCLQKEQLLAALQQELGSAQALAGELPALKHLCQQLQAERASLESQHRQDLEQRAKALAALQAELARAKLEAAEVPSLRERSAEQDRAIQRLQAEAAEQAARLVGLQQANARLAEENRGLGESRSRGQQRLEAELGQARERHARELERLRSASEELVAGSRQEAEEAAQKLEAMSNEYESSKAAALEERRKLLEERQRLTAQVEQLEVFRKEQAKQVEELNKKLTQHEKATRTQQQRVKVLEGELQAEATRQQEKVAELQAQLAQKEQAAEHYKGQMEKAKTYYDAKKQQNQDLAEKLKAMEQLQKENAELRTESERLAKELQQSVLQAKESELSCRNLTSQVRSLEAQVEFADRQLRELGKFQVATDALKGRETFHQNPADLSADSLDLSLDEAQPLNSTRKAGRSQSEASAVPPGSEESLASQRLPRKVESLESLYFTPIPSRTRSQLESSAGSLGDLSLDSGCKTRSARRRTTINITMTKKQAKTEEPDSADVSFCSIPAAQPPNAAPGKGRLRSATSARSLASFPSQESLVKLETSSPQETPGNSALLGLPGYRPVTRSSLRRLQGGSSSSLGRSSIYLGTCQDEPEQLDDWNRIAELQQRNRACPPHLKTCYPLESRPSNSLGTITDEEMKTGDPKETLRRASMQPSQIAAGTAARRNTLGTAWAGGITTRQQRKRLSDESHQGPDTPESKKPTSCFPRPQTPRDRSDRRSSQVSRRSEQQAPAKQAERRQSMAFSILNTPKKLGNSLLRRAAGRKTTPKNSPAAAPAARPASPPPSPPRARPVADRSRTRNSEVALVPAVLHPAPAGQRPPSPTLPALPWTQPAPPHLSLSPWCCGFVPRAQQHEGADRWGHLPPVTLPCTSHRCPWAAWGAPEHGRVPAPFLLHPASSLSCTHPEPSAGQGGCAGGGGRRGLFPPGAACGLETPVGAGSRGCRVHSTGPCCAVSPGGDPAAIFKVFLLVNKLYFSPALGVLARSCHEPFLCPGAVRAGFAGAGDTPLPWPRRHQLWGQPRTSDPEEWVPRGGKA; translated from the exons GAGCCTGGAGGGCAGCCTGGCCAGGATCGCCgagctggaggcagagaggcagcagctggtgCAGGGCCGAGAGCCGGCTCTGCAGGAGCGGGGTGAGGAGCCGGCCAAGCGCCGGGCGCTGGAGGAGAGCCGGGAGAAGCCGATGGGAGCCTCCCCCGCTGCCCGAGGGGAGGATGGAGAACGCGGGcggctggaggaggagatgcGGGCATTGAGCCGGGAGCACGGCCGGGCCTGCCAGCGGCTGCAGGCCGAGCAGGAGAAGGCGGCCGCGCTGGAGGCCCGGGCGGAACGCCTGGCCGCCGAGCACCAGGAGAGGCTGGCCGCCCTCCAGGCCGACCTGTCCAGTGCCCGGGCATGGGCGAAGGAGAAGGAAGGCGAGGAGCAGAAGCTGAGGGCCGAGGTCTCCTCTCTGCGGGAGAAGATGGCCGTCGCGGAGCAAGCCACGGCCCAGCGCGTGGCCGGGCTGGAGGCAGATGCCCGGAGAGCCGCCGAGGTGCTGGAGGGggtctcccagcagctctcccaggaGAAGCTCAAATCCAAGGAGCTGGAAGCCGCCGTGGAGCGGCTGCGGAGCGCGGAGGCCGAGCTCTCCCGGGTGGCCGCCGCCGGCAGGCAgcgggagctggagctggagacGGAGGTGAAGAAGCTGTCCGGGGAGTTGGCCCTGCTGGGCGCCAGGCTGGAGGAGACGCTGCGGGAGCACCGGCGGGACCTGGCACGCCGGGAAGAGGAAGCCGAACGCTTGCGGCAGGAGGTGGAACGGGCCAAGGCGGACTGCGCCGCCGAGCGAGCCCgcaaggcagagctggaggcgCAGCTGCAAAACTCTCTCAACGAGCAGAGGGTGGAGCGGTCGGTGCACCGGGAGGAGCTGGCCCGGTCCCGGGAGCtgatggaggagaaggagggggagctGGACGAGCTCCGCCGGAAAAACATCTCGCGGGGTGAGGAGCTGAGAGACCTGCAGAAGACAGTCAGCAAGCTGAAAGGAGAGCTCGCCTCGGCAGAGGCGGCCAAGGAGAGGATGCCCAAGGTGGACAATGAGCTGCAGGGCTTCTCGGAGGCCGCCCGAAGCAGGGATGCAGAGGGGGACAGCATCAAGGCCACCTGCTCAAAGGAGATGTCCCTCAAAAGCTTGGAGGAAAAGACCCGTCACAGGGAGCAGGAATCGGGCTCGAGCCAAGACCTTTAccaggagaagctgaaggaggCCCAGGCGCTTCGTTTGCAagtggaggagctggagcagaagtgcaaggagcagcaggaggctATGGCCGCCCTCGAGCGAGCGGCGGCCGAGGCGGCGATAGCGGAGCAAGCGGAACGGGAGGCCTCGAGGAGGGAAGCGGCCCAGCAGAAGGAGAAGGCATCggagctgcagaagctgctggaggCCTCGAGGTCGGCGCAGGCTCTGCATGACGGCACTGTGGAGGCCCTGcggaaggagctgcaggagaagggcagggagcTGATCCAGAGCAGAACCGCCATCGCCGCCGCTGAGAAGGAGCTGGCATCCCTCCGCTCCGCGGCGCAGGAGAAGGGCCGGTCGGAGGAGAGCTGGAAGGAGCAAGTGTCCCAGTGCGTCCaggagatggagaggaagaACAGCCTGATCGGCAGCCTGGAGCACGAGGTCTCCATCCTCCACCGGCAGGTGAcggagaaggagggggagagcaaGGAGCTGAAGCGCCTGATTGTCGCCGAGTCGGAGAAGAGCaagaagctggaggagaggctgcGGATGCTGCAGACGGAGATGGCCACCGCTGCCTCCCGGGCGGCTGAGAGGTGCTCGCTCATGAAGGTGGAGGTGCAGCGGTGccaggaggagatggagaagcAGCGGTTGGCCATCGAGGCCCTGAAGAGGGACCGCCATTGCCAGAGCGAGCGGGAGGACGAGCTGCGTCAGGAGGTGAAGGTCTGCCAGGACAAGTGCCTCCAGAAGGAGCAGCTCCTCGCCgccctgcagcaggagctcGGCAGCGCCCAGGCGCTTGCCGGGGAGTTGCCGGCGCTGAAGCACctttgccagcagctgcaggccGAGCGCGCCTCCCTGGAGAGCCAGCACCGCCAGGACCTGGAGCAGAGGGCGAAAGCCCTGGCCGCTCTGCAAGCGGAGCTGGCACGGGCCAAGCTGGAGGCGGCCGAGGTGCCCTCCCTGCGGGAGCGGTCGGCGGAGCAGGACCGGGCCATCCAGCGCCTGCAGGCGGAGGCGGCGGAGCAGGCGGCACGGCtggtggggctgcagcaggccAACGCTCGGCTGGCCGAGGAGAACCGGGGGCTCGGCGAGAGCCGGAGCCGCGGGCAGCAGCGGCTCGAGGCGGAGCTGGGCCAGGCCAGGGAGCGACACGCGCGGGAGCTGGAGCGGCTGCGGTCGGCGTCggaggagctggtggctggCAGTCGGCAGGAGGCCGAGGAGGCGGCGCAGAAGCTGGAGGCGATGAGCAACGAGTACGAGAGCAGCAAGGCGGCGGcgctggaggagaggaggaagctgctggaggagaggcagaggctgACGGCCCAG GTGGAGCAGCTAGAGGTATTTCGGAAAGAACAAGCTAAGCAG GTGGAGGAGCTGAATAAAAAGCTGACCCAGCACGAGAAGGCCACCCGAACCCAGCAGCAGAGAGTTAAG GTGCTGGaaggggagctgcaggcagaggccACCCGTCAGCAGGAGAaggtggcagagctgcaggcgCAGCTCGCCCAGAAGGAGCAGGCAGCCGAGCACTACAAAGGCCAG ATGGAGAAGGCAAAAACTTACTATGAcgcaaagaagcagcagaaccAAGACCTGGCGGAGAAGCTGAAGGCCatggagcagctgcagaaggagaacGCGGAGCTCCGGACCGAGTCGGAGAGGTTGGccaaggagctgcagcagagcgTCCTGCAGGCCAAGGAGTcggagctgagctgcaggaacCTCACCAGCCAGGTCCGCAGCCTGGAGGCTCAG GTGGAGTTTGCCGATCGGCAGCTACGGGAACTCGGCAAGTTCCAGGTGGCGACGGACGCGCTGAAGGGCCGGGAGACTTTCCACCAGAACCCCGCCGATCTCAGCGCCGACAGCCTCGACCTCAGCCTCGACGAAGCGCAGCCGCTCAACTCCACCAG GAAGGCTGGCCGCTCGCAGTCGGAGGCTTCGGCGGTGCCGCCAGGCAGCGAAGAGTCGCTGGCGTCCCAGCGGCTGCCCCGCAAGGTGGAGTCCCTGGAGAGCCTCTACTTCACCCCCATCCCCAGCCGCACGCGGtcccagctggagagcagcGCCGGCTCCCTGGGCGACCTCTCCCTCGATTCCGGGTGCAAGACCCGCTCGGCCCGGCGCCGCACCACCATCAACATCACCATGACGAAA AAACAGGCCAAGACCGAGGAACCGGACAGTGCCGACGTCTCCTTCTGCAGCATCCCGGCGGCTCAGCCCCCAAACGCCGCCCCCGGCAAGGGCCGGCTGCGCTCGGCCACCTCCGCCCGCTCCCTCGCCAGCTTCCCCTCCCAGGAGTCTCTCGTCAAGCTGGAAACCTCCTCCCCGCAGGAGACCCCCGGCAATTCGGCGCTGCTGGGCCTCCCCGGCTACCGGCCCGTCACTCGCAGCTCCCTGAGACGCTTGCAGgggggcagcagctccagcctcG GCCGGAGCAGCATCTACCTGGGCACGTGCCAGGACGAGCCGGAGCAGCTGGACGACTGGAACCGCATTGCGGAGCTGCAGCAGCGTAACCGAGCCTGCCCGCCCCACCTGAAGACCTGCTACCCCCTGGAGAGCAGG CCCTCCAACTCCCTGGGGACCATCACAGACGAGGAGATGAAGACGGGCGACCCGAAGGAGACGCTGCGGCGTGCCAGCATGCAGCCCTCGCAGATCGCCGCCGGCACGGCCGCCCGGCGCAACACCCTTGGCACGGCCTGGGCCGGCGGCATCACCACCCGGCAGCAAAGGAAGCGCCTCTCGGATGAGTCCCACCAGGGCCCTGACACCCCCGAG TCCAAGAAGCCGACCAGCTGCTTCCCTCGGCCCCAGACCCCCCGGGACCGCAGCGACCGACGCAGCTCCCAGGTCAGCCGGAGGAGCGAGCAGCAGGCCCCCGCCAAGCAG GCCGAGAGGCGCCAGTCCATGGCGTTCAGCATCCTCAACACCCCGAAGAAGCTGGGGAACAGCCTGCTGCGCCGGGCGGCCGGCCGGAAAACCACCCCCAAGAACTCCCCCGCGGCAGCGCCCGCCGCTCGCCCCGCATCGCCACCGCCAAGTCCCCCAAGGGCAAG GCCAGTCGCCGATCGCTCAAGGACACGAAATTCTGAGGTTGCCCTggtcccagctgtgctgcaccCTGCCCCGGCGGGACAGCGTCCCCCGTCCCCCACACTGCCGGCTCTGCCCTGGACCCAGCCTGCACCCCCTcacctctccctgtccccctggTGCTGTGGGTTTGTCCCCAGGGCCCAGCAGCATGAGGGGGCGGATAGATGGGGCCACCTTCCCCCTGTGACACTGCCCTGCACCTCCCACCGATGCCCCTGGGCTGCGTGGGGAGCCCCTGAGCACGGCAGGGTCCCAGCACCCTTCCTGCTGCACCCAGCATCGTCCCTCTCCTGCACCCACCCAGAGCCCAGCGCAGGGCAGGGGGGATGCGCAGGGGGTGGGGGCCGGAGAGGGTTGTTCCCCCCAGGGGCTGCCTGTGGGCTGGAAACACCcgtgggtgcaggcagcaggggtTGCAGGGTGCACAGCACCGGCCCTTGCTGCGCGGTTAGCCCCGGGGGGGATCCTGCAgccatttttaaagtgtttctacttgtaaataaattgtatttttctcctgctctgggTGTCCTGGCTCGCTCCTGCCACGAGCCGTTTCTGTGCCCAGGGGCTGTACGCGCTGGctttgctggagctggggaCACGCCGCTGCCGTGGCCTCGCCGACACCAGCTGTGGGGCCAGCCCCGCACCAGCGACCCTGAGGAGTGGGTCCCGAGGGGAGGAAAAGCgtga